A window of Neisseria canis contains these coding sequences:
- the bamE gene encoding outer membrane protein assembly factor BamE domain-containing protein translates to MKHYLILTSALLLSACAQKPQPQPTVHTLPVHTSGKKYEVTYKQKAYKVNHILKWRTVNDPNLGIKPDWDKLNQIRPGMNAATVQQLLGKPWHHGSSYLTEWNYLYRYAFSGKMQQCQYKIVFNKKSNTVEGIFWEPVKHAHCRH, encoded by the coding sequence ATGAAACATTACCTTATCCTAACGTCTGCACTCTTATTAAGTGCCTGCGCCCAAAAGCCCCAACCGCAACCGACGGTGCACACTTTACCTGTTCACACATCCGGCAAAAAATACGAAGTTACCTACAAGCAAAAGGCTTACAAAGTGAACCATATCCTCAAATGGCGCACGGTTAACGACCCCAACCTCGGCATCAAGCCGGACTGGGACAAACTCAACCAAATCCGCCCGGGCATGAACGCCGCGACCGTGCAGCAGCTGCTCGGCAAGCCCTGGCACCACGGCAGCTCTTACCTAACAGAATGGAACTATCTCTACCGCTACGCTTTTAGCGGCAAAATGCAGCAATGTCAGTATAAAATTGTGTTCAATAAAAAAAGCAACACGGTTGAAGGCATCTTCTGGGAGCCTGTGAAACACGCCCATTGCCGGCACTGA
- a CDS encoding flavin prenyltransferase UbiX, with translation MTAHGPIQTVTLAFTGASGMPYGIRLLECLLKAGKTVWLLYSQAAQVVAQQEMGLTLPANTAACREILCRKFQTSPEQLRVFGKDEWFAPPASGTNPADAMIICPASMGVVAAVAHGTSDHLIERAADVAIKERRPLIIVPRETPLSSLHLENLLKLSQLGAVILPPSPGFYHHPKTLNDSIDFVVARILDQLRIEHTLMPKWGE, from the coding sequence ATGACAGCCCACGGCCCCATACAAACCGTTACACTCGCCTTCACCGGCGCCTCCGGCATGCCCTACGGCATACGCCTGCTCGAATGCCTGCTCAAAGCCGGTAAAACCGTGTGGCTGCTCTATTCGCAAGCCGCACAAGTGGTGGCCCAGCAGGAAATGGGGCTTACCTTGCCCGCCAACACCGCAGCGTGCCGCGAAATCTTGTGCAGAAAATTTCAAACCAGCCCCGAGCAGCTGCGCGTGTTCGGTAAAGACGAATGGTTCGCCCCGCCCGCATCCGGCACCAATCCGGCCGATGCGATGATTATCTGCCCGGCCAGCATGGGCGTGGTGGCCGCGGTGGCGCACGGAACGTCCGACCACCTCATCGAACGCGCCGCCGACGTGGCCATCAAAGAGCGCCGCCCGCTGATTATCGTGCCGCGCGAAACCCCTTTATCGTCGCTGCACTTGGAAAACCTGCTCAAACTTTCACAATTGGGTGCCGTTATCCTGCCTCCGTCTCCCGGCTTTTACCACCATCCGAAGACATTAAACGACTCAATCGACTTCGTTGTTGCCAGAATTCTCGATCAATTGCGCATAGAGCACACACTTATGCCAAAATGGGGAGAATAA
- a CDS encoding SLC13 family permease, which translates to MSESPKQSLPENTELLSAQAPITNFRGLLITVIAAVISAIVYMILPYEDTVNKGLSILCFVAIMWFTEAVHITVTALMVPILAVLFHIPEMNTKQALASFADPIIYVFFGGFALATALHMQRIDRKIAVWLISLSRGNMLVAVLLIFAATAFLSMWISNTATAAMMLPLALGLMDHLDKEKDRKTFVFVLLGIAYCASIGGLGTVVGSPPNNIAAKALDLDFAGWMKVALPMMILILPLMLVSLYVVLKPDFSKRVQVKEEHIPWTLHRIITIIIFIVTAAAWIMSGTLKEKFGILNPDSFIALCAAAAVVVFGTVRWREVARNTDWGVLMLFGGGIALSNLLKHSGASAVLGQEMATTFVLAHPFIVVLAVAAFIIFLTEFTSNTASAALLVPIFGSVATQMGLPKEVLVMVIGIGASCAFMLPVATPPNAIVFGTGLVTQKDMMRVGMLLNVLCIILVAVWAYFFLM; encoded by the coding sequence ATGAGCGAGAGCCCCAAACAAAGCCTCCCCGAAAACACCGAATTACTCAGCGCGCAAGCGCCGATCACCAATTTCAGAGGATTGCTGATTACCGTCATCGCAGCCGTTATCAGCGCGATTGTGTATATGATTCTGCCTTATGAAGACACCGTCAACAAAGGCTTGTCCATCTTATGCTTTGTGGCAATCATGTGGTTTACCGAAGCCGTGCACATCACGGTAACCGCTTTGATGGTGCCGATTTTGGCCGTTTTATTCCACATTCCCGAAATGAATACCAAGCAGGCGCTGGCGAGCTTTGCCGACCCGATTATCTATGTGTTTTTCGGCGGCTTCGCGCTGGCTACCGCGCTGCATATGCAGCGCATCGACCGCAAAATCGCGGTTTGGCTGATTTCCCTTTCACGCGGCAACATGCTGGTGGCCGTTTTGCTGATATTTGCCGCCACCGCGTTTTTATCCATGTGGATCAGCAACACCGCCACCGCAGCAATGATGCTGCCTTTGGCTTTGGGCTTGATGGATCATCTGGATAAAGAAAAAGACCGCAAAACCTTTGTGTTCGTTTTACTGGGCATTGCTTATTGCGCCAGCATCGGCGGCTTGGGCACAGTTGTTGGCTCACCGCCCAACAATATCGCAGCCAAAGCACTTGATTTGGACTTCGCCGGCTGGATGAAAGTTGCCCTGCCCATGATGATACTGATTCTGCCTTTGATGCTGGTTTCTTTATACGTTGTTTTAAAACCGGATTTTTCCAAACGCGTTCAGGTAAAAGAAGAGCACATCCCGTGGACGTTACACCGCATCATTACCATCATTATTTTCATCGTAACGGCAGCAGCATGGATTATGAGCGGCACGTTAAAAGAAAAATTCGGCATTCTTAACCCTGATTCATTCATTGCTTTGTGTGCCGCTGCCGCAGTAGTCGTGTTCGGCACGGTACGTTGGCGCGAAGTGGCGCGCAACACCGACTGGGGCGTGTTGATGCTGTTTGGCGGCGGCATCGCCCTGAGCAATTTGTTAAAACATTCCGGCGCATCCGCCGTACTCGGTCAGGAGATGGCAACCACCTTCGTTTTGGCACATCCGTTTATCGTCGTCTTGGCGGTAGCCGCATTCATCATTTTCCTAACCGAGTTTACCAGCAACACCGCCTCCGCAGCCCTGCTCGTGCCGATTTTCGGCAGCGTTGCCACACAAATGGGCTTGCCTAAAGAAGTGTTGGTTATGGTTATCGGCATCGGCGCTTCCTGTGCATTTATGCTGCCGGTTGCCACCCCGCCCAATGCCATCGTGTTCGGTACAGGCTTGGTAACGCAGAAAGATATGATGCGGGTGGGCATGCTGCTCAACGTTTTGTGCATCATTCTGGTTGCTGTTTGGGCGTATTTCTTCCTTATGTAA
- the xerD gene encoding site-specific tyrosine recombinase XerD: MNEPIDRLLEHLWLNDRLSRNTLEAYRRDLEKIAARLAEHHLNWQTAQTTDLAAAVYHSDEKTRSQARALSACKRLYSWLLETEQRHDNPTQHLTAPKQTQTLPKLITEPQIDALLNAPDTATPHGLRDKALLELIYATGLRVSEAVNLKIGEADLQKGMINTIGKGNKQRIVPLGEEASYWIERYIAEARPLLLKNKACDELFVSQKRGGISRQLAWMIVEKYAQAAGISHLSPHGLRHAFATHLVNHGADLRVVQLLLGHADISTTQIYTHVANERLKNIVEEHHPRG; the protein is encoded by the coding sequence ATGAACGAACCGATCGACCGACTGCTCGAACATCTTTGGCTTAACGACCGCCTGAGCAGAAATACGCTGGAAGCATACCGCCGGGATTTGGAGAAAATCGCCGCCCGCCTGGCTGAACACCACCTCAACTGGCAAACCGCACAAACCACCGATCTTGCCGCGGCGGTATACCATTCCGACGAAAAAACCCGCTCGCAAGCCCGCGCCCTTTCCGCCTGCAAGCGGCTCTATAGCTGGCTGCTTGAAACCGAGCAGCGCCACGACAATCCCACCCAACACCTAACCGCACCGAAACAGACGCAAACCCTGCCCAAGCTGATTACCGAACCCCAAATCGACGCCCTGCTCAACGCACCCGACACAGCAACCCCACACGGCCTGCGCGACAAAGCCTTATTGGAGCTGATATATGCGACAGGGCTGCGCGTAAGCGAGGCCGTCAACCTCAAAATCGGCGAAGCCGACCTGCAAAAAGGCATGATTAACACCATAGGCAAAGGCAACAAACAGCGCATCGTTCCTTTAGGAGAAGAAGCATCTTACTGGATAGAACGCTATATCGCCGAAGCCCGCCCGCTTTTATTGAAAAACAAGGCATGCGACGAATTGTTTGTCAGCCAAAAACGGGGCGGCATCAGCCGCCAGCTCGCCTGGATGATTGTAGAAAAATATGCCCAAGCCGCAGGCATCAGCCATCTCAGCCCCCACGGCCTGCGGCATGCTTTTGCCACCCATTTGGTCAATCACGGCGCCGATTTGCGTGTTGTCCAACTGCTGCTCGGACATGCCGACATCAGCACCACCCAGATTTACACCCATGTTGCCAACGAGCGCTTGAAAAATATTGTTGAAGAACACCACCCGCGCGGTTAA
- a CDS encoding methylated-DNA--[protein]-cysteine S-methyltransferase has product MNYPCLYAAPFGNITLVFDAEHNLVELNLHGKPEYAPYPLPDVWQQKLDDYFAGRLKNFNHPISKKGTAFQQQVWQAIAEIPAGQVLTYQDIARKIGSHPRAVGGACGKNPLALVVPCHRVVAKQGLGGFSSGEGDALAIKRWLLRHEGIDI; this is encoded by the coding sequence ATGAACTATCCCTGCCTTTACGCCGCACCATTCGGCAACATCACCTTAGTGTTCGATGCGGAACACAACCTTGTCGAACTGAATTTACACGGCAAGCCCGAATACGCGCCTTATCCCCTGCCCGACGTGTGGCAGCAAAAGCTTGACGATTACTTTGCGGGCCGGCTGAAAAACTTCAACCACCCCATCTCCAAGAAAGGCACCGCTTTCCAGCAGCAAGTATGGCAGGCGATTGCCGAAATACCCGCCGGACAAGTGCTCACTTACCAAGACATTGCCCGGAAAATCGGCAGCCATCCGCGCGCAGTCGGAGGCGCTTGCGGCAAAAACCCGTTGGCTTTAGTGGTGCCTTGCCACCGCGTTGTAGCCAAACAGGGCTTGGGCGGTTTTTCCAGCGGCGAAGGGGATGCGTTAGCCATCAAACGCTGGCTGCTGCGGCATGAAGGCATCGACATTTAA
- a CDS encoding bifunctional chorismate-binding protein/class IV aminotransferase, whose protein sequence is MPYFALLDDAAANHAQLFQNHMRSEFLPPDEIGKLDACLKKGWAENLHVVIFADYEFGLPLQTLPAEQGFLALHWFAEKNLLDNPQQWLSEQSGSKPAGLTCTRNSVNQAAYTEAVNRIKAAIARGDTYQINYTTRLHVRAYGDPVKLYTRLRQPVPYAALTCLPDGQQQHKWTLCFSPELFLKISESGEMLTEPMKGTAPVLNDGQDAVRAAELQVDPKNRAENIMIVDLLRNDLGKIAETGSVRVPEPFKVSRFGSVWQMTSAIYAQAKPGTSAADIFKATFPCGSITGAPKRMSMHLIQQLETEPRSLYTGSIGHLAPCVGGLGFHGTLNVVIRTLQLAPAENKDCYKAIYGVGSGIVWDSDSHAEYEECRWKSRFITQLAPEFDLIETIRVENRQIPLLPYHLKRLTHSARMLNIPYDETAAANYIQNIAAALPQHAHRLKITLKPNGRLQHETAPLTHFATPQYVTLSQTDLPDADFLRRFKTSHRHIYDQGWQTAQAQGAFDSLFFNRSGFLLEGGRSNVFLLIDGAYHTPPVGLDILNGVMRQAVFDRPNDYLGGITPVESRLTRKDILRAEKILLSNALRGVFEVSLK, encoded by the coding sequence ATGCCCTATTTCGCCCTGCTCGACGATGCTGCTGCCAACCATGCGCAGCTGTTTCAAAACCACATGCGCAGCGAGTTTTTGCCGCCCGACGAAATCGGCAAACTGGATGCCTGTCTGAAAAAAGGCTGGGCGGAAAACCTGCATGTAGTCATTTTTGCCGACTACGAATTCGGCCTGCCGTTGCAAACCTTGCCTGCCGAACAGGGTTTTCTTGCTTTGCACTGGTTTGCAGAAAAAAACCTGCTCGACAATCCGCAACAATGGCTGTCTGAACAAAGCGGCAGCAAACCCGCCGGCCTCACTTGCACCCGCAATTCAGTAAACCAAGCCGCCTATACCGAAGCCGTCAACCGGATTAAAGCGGCCATCGCCCGCGGCGATACTTACCAAATCAACTACACCACGCGCCTCCATGTCCGAGCCTACGGCGACCCGGTAAAGCTCTACACCCGCCTGCGCCAGCCGGTTCCCTATGCCGCTTTAACCTGCCTGCCCGACGGGCAGCAGCAACACAAATGGACACTCTGCTTCTCCCCCGAACTCTTTCTCAAAATATCGGAAAGCGGCGAAATGCTAACCGAGCCGATGAAAGGCACGGCTCCCGTGTTAAATGACGGGCAAGATGCCGTCCGCGCCGCAGAGCTGCAAGTCGATCCCAAAAACCGCGCCGAAAACATCATGATCGTCGACCTTTTGCGCAACGACTTGGGCAAAATCGCCGAAACCGGCAGCGTGCGCGTGCCAGAGCCGTTTAAGGTATCGCGCTTCGGCTCGGTTTGGCAAATGACCAGTGCCATTTACGCCCAAGCCAAGCCCGGCACAAGCGCCGCCGACATTTTCAAAGCGACTTTTCCGTGCGGCTCCATCACCGGCGCACCCAAACGCATGAGTATGCACTTGATTCAACAATTGGAAACCGAACCACGCTCACTCTACACCGGCAGCATCGGCCATCTGGCTCCGTGCGTCGGCGGCTTAGGCTTTCACGGCACGCTCAACGTCGTTATCCGCACCCTGCAACTTGCCCCTGCTGAAAACAAAGACTGCTACAAAGCCATATACGGTGTGGGCTCAGGCATCGTTTGGGACAGCGACAGCCATGCCGAATATGAAGAATGCCGTTGGAAATCCCGCTTTATCACACAACTTGCCCCCGAATTCGACCTGATAGAAACCATCCGTGTCGAAAACCGGCAAATTCCGCTGCTGCCCTATCATTTAAAGCGGCTGACACACAGCGCACGCATGTTAAACATCCCCTACGATGAAACTGCAGCCGCAAACTATATCCAAAATATAGCAGCCGCTCTGCCCCAACATGCCCACCGCCTCAAAATTACGCTCAAGCCAAACGGCAGGCTGCAACACGAAACTGCGCCGCTCACGCATTTTGCAACACCGCAGTATGTAACGCTTTCCCAAACCGATTTGCCTGATGCCGATTTCCTGCGCCGTTTCAAAACCAGCCACCGGCATATTTACGATCAGGGCTGGCAAACGGCTCAAGCCCAAGGCGCATTCGACAGCCTGTTTTTCAACCGCAGCGGTTTTCTGCTCGAAGGTGGCCGCAGCAACGTGTTCCTGCTCATCGACGGCGCATACCACACTCCGCCGGTCGGGCTGGATATTCTCAACGGCGTTATGCGGCAAGCCGTTTTCGACCGCCCCAATGATTACTTGGGTGGCATAACGCCGGTAGAAAGCCGCCTGACCCGAAAAGACATATTGCGTGCAGAAAAAATATTATTGAGCAACGCTTTACGAGGCGTTTTCGAAGTATCCCTGAAATAG
- the rpoD gene encoding RNA polymerase sigma factor RpoD: MTNQHNIQDSENEERDDNRPLTPEEQRARLRQLIIMGKDRGYITYAEINDALPDDMSDAEQIDNIVNMIQGLGIQVTEEAPDADTLLMNDNSTGITDDDAVEEAEAALSSADSEFGRTTDPVRMYMREMGQVDLLTREDEIIIAKKIENALKNMIQAISACPGSIAEILALIEQVRNDEIKVDEAVEAIIDPNEVLLNELGLGHLETTSADAGNDNSDEDTEDDSEDEEDEEDSGSTLENTNLEELKQKVLEHFDGINGSYEKMIAALDKYDSKHPKYLEHRDAIAGKLLEVRFSTRQIENLSSNLRNNVEQIRKLEREIRDICLDRVHMDRDYFIASFLPNTTNLDWVGEEIAKNRVWSDALSRFQHAILEKQTEMAQMEKQARISIDELKEINKNMVVSEKETAAAKQEMIQANLRLVISIAKKYTNRGLQFLDLIQEGNIGLMKAVDKFEYRRGYKFSTYATWWIRQAITRSIADQARTIRIPVHMIETINKMNRIARQYLQDNGEEPDSAKLAELMEMPEDKIRKIMKIAKEPISMETPIGDDDDSHLGDFIEDINNVAPSDAAMYSSLREVTKDVLESLTPREAKVLRMRFGIDMNTDHTLEEVGKQFDVTRERIRQIEAKALRKLRHPTRSDRLKSFLDSEEGKQ; encoded by the coding sequence ATGACCAACCAACACAACATCCAAGACTCCGAAAACGAAGAACGCGACGACAACCGTCCGCTCACGCCGGAAGAGCAGCGCGCCCGCCTGCGCCAGCTCATTATCATGGGTAAAGACCGCGGCTATATCACCTACGCGGAAATCAACGACGCCCTGCCCGACGACATGTCCGACGCCGAACAAATCGACAACATCGTCAACATGATTCAAGGCTTGGGCATTCAAGTTACCGAAGAAGCCCCCGATGCCGACACCCTGCTGATGAACGACAACAGCACAGGCATTACCGACGACGACGCCGTAGAAGAAGCCGAAGCCGCCCTCTCGAGCGCCGATTCCGAATTCGGCCGCACCACCGACCCCGTGCGCATGTATATGCGCGAAATGGGACAAGTCGACCTGCTTACCCGCGAAGACGAAATCATCATCGCCAAAAAAATCGAAAACGCACTGAAAAACATGATTCAGGCCATCTCAGCCTGCCCCGGTTCCATTGCCGAAATCCTGGCGCTGATCGAGCAAGTGCGCAACGATGAAATCAAAGTCGACGAAGCCGTTGAAGCCATCATCGATCCGAACGAAGTTTTGCTCAACGAATTGGGGCTCGGCCATTTGGAAACCACTTCTGCAGATGCCGGAAACGACAACAGCGACGAAGACACCGAAGACGATTCCGAAGACGAAGAAGATGAAGAAGACAGCGGCAGCACACTTGAAAACACCAATCTGGAAGAATTGAAGCAAAAAGTTTTGGAGCATTTCGACGGCATCAACGGAAGCTACGAAAAAATGATTGCCGCGCTCGACAAATACGACAGCAAACACCCGAAATATCTGGAGCACCGCGACGCCATCGCCGGCAAACTGCTGGAAGTGCGTTTTTCTACGCGCCAAATCGAAAACCTCAGCAGCAACCTGCGCAACAATGTCGAACAAATCCGCAAACTTGAGCGCGAAATCCGCGACATCTGCCTAGACCGCGTACATATGGACCGCGATTATTTCATCGCATCTTTCTTACCCAACACCACCAATTTGGACTGGGTGGGCGAAGAAATCGCCAAAAACCGCGTATGGAGCGATGCATTAAGCCGTTTCCAACATGCCATTTTGGAAAAACAAACCGAAATGGCCCAAATGGAAAAGCAGGCGCGCATTTCAATTGACGAATTAAAAGAAATCAACAAAAACATGGTGGTTAGCGAAAAAGAAACCGCTGCCGCCAAACAGGAAATGATTCAGGCCAACTTGCGCCTGGTGATTTCTATTGCCAAAAAATACACCAACCGTGGCCTGCAATTCCTTGATTTGATTCAAGAAGGCAATATCGGCTTGATGAAAGCGGTGGATAAATTCGAATACCGCCGCGGCTATAAATTTTCCACTTACGCAACATGGTGGATCCGTCAGGCCATTACCCGCTCGATTGCAGACCAGGCCCGCACCATCCGTATTCCCGTTCATATGATTGAAACCATCAACAAAATGAACCGGATTGCCCGCCAATACCTGCAAGATAACGGTGAAGAACCCGATTCTGCAAAACTGGCCGAGCTGATGGAAATGCCGGAAGATAAAATCCGCAAAATCATGAAAATCGCCAAAGAGCCGATTTCTATGGAAACCCCGATCGGCGATGACGACGATTCACACTTGGGCGATTTTATTGAAGACATCAATAACGTGGCACCTTCCGATGCAGCCATGTATTCGAGCCTGCGCGAAGTAACCAAAGATGTGTTGGAAAGCCTTACCCCGCGCGAAGCGAAAGTGTTGCGTATGCGTTTCGGTATCGACATGAACACCGACCACACGCTTGAAGAAGTAGGCAAACAATTTGACGTAACCCGCGAGCGCATCCGTCAGATTGAAGCGAAAGCGCTCCGCAAACTCCGCCATCCGACCCGAAGCGACCGCTTGAAGAGCTTCCTGGATAGCGAAGAAGGCAAACAATAA
- the dnaG gene encoding DNA primase has product MIPSDFIDELLAKVDIVDIIDEHVPLKKGGANYMACCPFHKEKSPSFSVSPSKQFYHCFGCGAHGSAIGFVMEYQGLSFTEAVQFLADRVGMTVPRTKGQADNPEKRAERKKKQQTLEETTQACADFYRAQLKLYPAAQSYLQQRGLNPEIIEHYSLGYAPEGWQPLAQVFQPYPNTALIDSGMVIENEGKHYDRFRQRIMFPIRDTRGQIIGFGGRVLDDSKPKYLNSPDTPLFDKGKNLYGLYEGRAAIKDAGRILVVEGYMDVVALAQFGIGYGVASLGTSTTSEHVKLLMRQTDSIYFCFDGDAAGRKAAWRALENALPQLKDDKSLHFLFLPEEHDPDSYVRQFGKAQFEDALLHQSKPLSEYIWDALTETLDLRTQEGKAELIKTSAPLLTQINAPALSFLLKQKLSDLVGIDPANLAQLLGQEAPKRHVQQKNYKLPAGTARQPQMITLAQKQIRALLANPAWAEYIHLPDYLPLTGDLACLANVAETIKSNPHITNSAHIFEHMRGSRYESVLTDIYRNSENTADPDTASEESRQEFKQGMVQLLKTFCSDQIDALKAKNSAGGLSDSEKKLLLNLLTQKQHKI; this is encoded by the coding sequence ATGATTCCATCCGACTTTATTGATGAGCTGCTGGCCAAAGTTGACATTGTTGACATCATCGACGAACACGTTCCGCTAAAAAAAGGCGGGGCTAACTATATGGCCTGCTGCCCGTTTCACAAAGAAAAGTCACCCTCATTTTCCGTGAGCCCTTCCAAACAGTTTTACCACTGTTTCGGCTGCGGCGCACACGGTTCGGCTATCGGCTTTGTCATGGAATACCAGGGTTTGAGCTTTACGGAAGCAGTGCAATTCCTAGCCGACCGCGTCGGCATGACCGTACCGCGCACCAAAGGCCAGGCCGACAACCCCGAAAAACGTGCCGAACGCAAAAAAAAGCAGCAAACCCTGGAAGAAACCACCCAAGCCTGTGCAGATTTCTACCGCGCACAACTCAAGCTTTACCCCGCAGCACAATCCTATCTCCAACAGCGCGGCCTAAACCCCGAAATTATCGAGCATTACAGCTTAGGCTACGCGCCGGAAGGCTGGCAGCCGCTGGCCCAAGTTTTTCAGCCCTACCCGAACACCGCCCTGATCGACAGCGGCATGGTTATCGAAAACGAAGGCAAACATTACGACCGCTTCCGCCAGCGGATCATGTTTCCCATACGCGACACACGCGGGCAAATCATCGGCTTCGGCGGCCGCGTGCTGGATGATTCCAAACCCAAATACCTTAATTCGCCCGACACCCCTTTATTCGACAAAGGCAAAAACCTGTACGGCCTTTACGAAGGCCGCGCCGCCATCAAAGACGCCGGCCGCATTTTGGTTGTGGAAGGCTACATGGATGTGGTCGCCCTCGCACAATTCGGCATCGGTTACGGCGTTGCCTCGCTGGGTACATCCACCACTTCCGAGCATGTAAAACTGCTGATGCGTCAAACCGACAGCATCTATTTCTGTTTCGACGGCGACGCAGCAGGCCGAAAAGCCGCATGGCGCGCACTGGAAAACGCCCTTCCCCAACTGAAAGACGACAAATCGCTGCACTTTCTGTTCCTGCCCGAAGAACACGACCCCGACAGCTATGTACGCCAATTCGGCAAAGCCCAATTCGAAGACGCCCTGCTCCACCAAAGCAAACCCCTGTCTGAATATATTTGGGATGCCCTCACAGAAACTCTTGATTTGCGCACACAGGAAGGCAAAGCCGAACTTATCAAAACCAGCGCTCCCCTGCTCACCCAAATCAACGCCCCCGCATTAAGCTTTCTGCTCAAGCAGAAACTCAGCGATTTAGTCGGCATCGATCCGGCCAATCTAGCCCAACTCCTCGGACAAGAAGCACCCAAGCGCCATGTTCAGCAAAAAAATTACAAGCTCCCTGCCGGCACCGCCCGCCAGCCGCAAATGATTACCCTGGCGCAAAAACAAATCCGCGCCCTGCTTGCCAACCCCGCATGGGCCGAATACATCCACTTGCCCGATTATCTGCCGCTTACAGGCGATTTGGCCTGTCTGGCCAACGTAGCCGAAACCATTAAAAGCAACCCGCACATCACCAACAGCGCCCACATTTTCGAGCACATGCGCGGCAGCCGCTATGAATCCGTTCTCACCGATATCTACCGCAACAGCGAAAACACCGCAGACCCCGACACCGCAAGCGAAGAAAGCCGGCAAGAATTCAAACAAGGCATGGTACAGCTTCTTAAAACCTTTTGCTCCGACCAAATCGACGCACTCAAAGCCAAAAACAGCGCAGGCGGCCTCAGCGATTCCGAAAAAAAACTTTTGTTGAACTTATTAACACAAAAACAACACAAAATATAA
- a CDS encoding GatB/YqeY domain-containing protein: MTLKARLSEDMKTAMRAKDQVSLSTIRLINAAIKQFEVDERTEADDTKITAILSKMIKQRKDSAKIYADAGRSDLADKETAEINVLNRYLPEMMSTKDIQAAVEAAIAQTGAASMADMGKVMGLLKTSLAGKADMGEVNKILKARLS, translated from the coding sequence ATGACTTTAAAAGCCCGCCTTTCCGAAGACATGAAAACGGCCATGCGCGCCAAAGACCAAGTGTCTTTATCAACCATCCGCTTAATCAATGCCGCCATCAAACAATTCGAAGTAGATGAGCGCACCGAGGCAGACGATACAAAAATCACCGCCATCCTGAGCAAAATGATTAAGCAGCGCAAAGATTCAGCCAAAATCTACGCAGACGCAGGGCGCAGCGATTTGGCCGACAAAGAAACCGCCGAAATCAACGTATTAAACCGCTATCTGCCGGAAATGATGAGCACAAAAGATATTCAGGCCGCAGTTGAAGCCGCCATAGCGCAAACCGGAGCGGCAAGCATGGCCGACATGGGAAAAGTAATGGGATTATTGAAAACCTCGCTTGCCGGCAAAGCCGATATGGGCGAGGTCAACAAAATCCTCAAAGCCCGTTTAAGCTGA
- the rpsU gene encoding 30S ribosomal protein S21 produces the protein MPAIRVKENEPFEVAMRRFKRAVEKTGLLTELRAREAYEKPTTERKRKKAAAVKRLQKRLRSQQLPLKMY, from the coding sequence ATGCCTGCTATTCGTGTAAAAGAAAACGAACCTTTTGAAGTTGCTATGCGCCGTTTCAAACGTGCTGTAGAAAAAACTGGCTTGCTGACCGAGCTGCGCGCCCGCGAAGCTTACGAAAAACCGACCACCGAGCGCAAACGCAAAAAAGCAGCGGCAGTTAAACGCCTGCAAAAACGTCTGCGCAGCCAGCAGCTTCCTCTTAAAATGTATTAA